In Pectobacterium aroidearum, the following are encoded in one genomic region:
- a CDS encoding DASS family sodium-coupled anion symporter: protein MTDVSKPIIKKSKLPAYLGLYIAIIAAIAITLLPLGDDIPKAGQNMIAILVFAIIVWISEAMDYTSSAIVISALIIFMIGFSPDIHQPETMTGTVNALKMTLSGFSNSALALVAAAMFIAAAMTITGLDKRIALFTMSRIGASSSSILIGAIVVTIVLSLVVPSATARTACVVPIMMGVIAAFNVDKHSRLAASMMIVVAQATSIWNVGIQTSAAQNLLSIGFINKTFGAEYTISWLDWLLAGAPWSLTMSVVLFFLVRKMMPPETEAIEGGTDAIKKSLAELGPAKSAEKRLIAISVLLLLFWATEGKLHNIDTTSVTLAGLAIMLMPGIGVMNWKDVEKRVQWGTLLMFGIGISLGSALLDTQAASWLANYVVKGFNLHALPPIGILAVLTAFLIIIHLGFASATALTAALLPILISLLISLPPELGVNPVGMTVILAFSVSFGFILPINAPQNMVCLGTDTFSPRQFTRIGISLTIIGYLTLLLFAATLWPMLGLM, encoded by the coding sequence ATGACTGACGTATCAAAACCAATAATTAAGAAGAGCAAGCTACCCGCTTATCTGGGTCTCTACATCGCGATTATCGCCGCAATCGCCATCACGCTACTTCCATTAGGAGACGATATTCCCAAAGCTGGCCAAAATATGATCGCGATTCTGGTGTTTGCGATCATCGTCTGGATCAGCGAAGCGATGGACTACACTTCCAGCGCCATTGTCATTTCCGCGCTGATCATTTTTATGATTGGCTTCTCGCCGGATATCCACCAGCCAGAAACGATGACTGGCACGGTCAATGCATTGAAAATGACCCTGTCTGGCTTCTCGAACTCTGCACTGGCATTGGTAGCAGCAGCGATGTTTATCGCCGCCGCAATGACCATCACCGGGCTGGACAAACGCATCGCGCTGTTCACGATGTCTCGCATCGGCGCCAGCAGTAGCAGTATTCTGATCGGCGCGATCGTCGTGACTATCGTGCTGAGTCTGGTTGTCCCCAGCGCGACAGCCCGTACCGCCTGCGTTGTCCCGATCATGATGGGCGTGATCGCTGCCTTCAATGTTGATAAACACTCCCGGCTGGCGGCGTCTATGATGATCGTTGTCGCACAAGCCACTAGCATCTGGAATGTTGGTATTCAAACATCAGCCGCGCAAAATTTACTCTCGATTGGCTTTATCAACAAAACATTCGGCGCTGAATATACGATCAGCTGGCTCGATTGGTTGTTGGCGGGTGCGCCCTGGAGCCTCACCATGTCTGTAGTGCTATTTTTTCTGGTGAGAAAGATGATGCCACCGGAAACTGAAGCGATAGAAGGTGGTACAGATGCGATAAAAAAATCACTGGCTGAACTTGGCCCGGCAAAAAGTGCGGAAAAACGTCTAATCGCCATTTCGGTTCTGTTGCTTTTGTTTTGGGCGACGGAAGGCAAGTTGCACAATATCGATACGACTTCTGTGACCCTGGCTGGGCTGGCAATCATGCTGATGCCGGGAATCGGCGTGATGAACTGGAAGGATGTAGAAAAGCGTGTGCAATGGGGCACGTTGCTCATGTTCGGTATTGGAATTAGCCTCGGCTCTGCCTTGTTGGATACACAAGCGGCATCCTGGCTGGCGAATTATGTCGTCAAAGGGTTTAACCTGCACGCATTACCCCCCATCGGTATTTTGGCGGTACTGACCGCGTTCCTCATTATTATTCATCTGGGATTTGCCAGCGCCACCGCATTGACCGCTGCGCTTCTACCTATTCTGATCAGTTTGCTGATTAGCCTGCCGCCAGAACTTGGCGTCAACCCAGTCGGGATGACCGTCATTCTAGCTTTCAGTGTCAGCTTTGGTTTTATCCTGCCAATCAACGCGCCACAAAATATGGTCTGTCTGGGAACGGACACATTCAGCCCGCGCCAGTTCACACGTATCGGTATTAGCTTGACCATCATTGGTTACCTGACGCTGCTATTGTTCGCGGCAACCTTATGGCCAATGCTGGGACTCATGTAA
- a CDS encoding Ldh family oxidoreductase: MSITISSEKLRWLVTGLFELNGCAADIAQDIAEHMIEAEQNGYASHGVALLPKYLDSIAKGEVKPNARADITASTHGLLQINGQGGFGQHIAKTATKAAINKAKQDGYCILTLSHCHHLGRLGHYGQLAADNELCMLSFSNVTGRSPTVAPWGGAEARLTTNPFCFTWPVPGGKPAVLVDFATSSMALNKARILAEQGEYVAAGQLIDASGCPTNDPGVLFTTPAGALLPFGQHKGFGLALMIELMAGILSGGETIAEDQAESGSPHNNFFALLLSPEHFCDQSSQKCAYFMEYLLATQPQSGNSEVVYPGMPEAASRQRNQSLTLSSSFWQWLTMTYTAKGISLDVRHQTADLIC, from the coding sequence ATGTCAATCACGATCTCTTCCGAAAAATTACGCTGGTTAGTCACAGGGCTGTTTGAACTTAACGGCTGTGCCGCAGATATTGCGCAGGATATCGCCGAGCATATGATCGAAGCCGAACAAAACGGCTACGCCAGCCACGGGGTAGCACTGCTACCAAAGTATCTCGATAGTATCGCTAAAGGCGAGGTCAAACCGAATGCCCGTGCGGATATTACTGCCTCCACCCACGGTTTACTGCAAATAAATGGACAGGGCGGCTTCGGGCAACACATCGCTAAAACGGCAACAAAAGCGGCCATTAATAAAGCGAAACAAGATGGCTACTGCATTTTAACCCTTAGCCACTGTCACCATCTCGGTCGATTAGGGCATTACGGCCAGCTCGCCGCCGACAATGAACTTTGCATGTTGTCATTTAGTAACGTTACTGGCAGAAGTCCGACCGTCGCCCCCTGGGGTGGCGCGGAGGCTCGTCTGACCACCAACCCGTTCTGTTTCACCTGGCCCGTTCCCGGCGGAAAGCCTGCTGTTTTGGTTGACTTCGCCACGAGCAGTATGGCGCTAAATAAAGCCAGAATACTGGCAGAACAAGGGGAATATGTCGCAGCAGGGCAGTTAATTGACGCCAGTGGCTGCCCAACAAACGACCCGGGAGTACTGTTCACCACTCCAGCCGGTGCGCTGCTGCCGTTCGGTCAGCATAAAGGCTTTGGTCTGGCGTTGATGATCGAACTGATGGCGGGAATACTCTCTGGTGGAGAAACCATCGCAGAAGATCAGGCAGAATCAGGTTCGCCCCACAATAACTTTTTCGCCTTACTGCTCTCACCTGAGCATTTTTGCGATCAATCATCGCAAAAATGCGCGTATTTCATGGAATACCTTCTGGCAACTCAACCACAGTCAGGAAACTCAGAGGTGGTTTATCCTGGAATGCCAGAAGCCGCGTCACGTCAGCGGAATCAATCGCTGACCTTGTCATCTTCATTTTGGCAATGGCTAACGATGACTTACACCGCTAAAGGCATCAGCCTCGATGTACGTCATCAGACCGCCGATCTTATTTGTTAG